The following proteins are co-located in the Leptospira sp. GIMC2001 genome:
- a CDS encoding DUF58 domain-containing protein — protein sequence MNYLNPSFYRLVSLLEARSRKWIHGRRDGGSHFHKKGRGMEFRDVRNYISGDDIRLIDWNVTSRTGEIHIKEFYQERDIPVIIFLDLSTSMLIDSRKSDLCFQLTLLIALLHNQSNNRVQIMGFTNRWEFIKEPIKSKVDFFRQAKLLQEKILTLKVGVHPTNFALPFQFLQDRAMTRNLVYIISDFANFPETDRLLPVTRRHEINALFINSESQDLTQLQTLFALKNSESSSLATDTIPTYERDLERLQKLFGRNLNEIRSDGDWVGQLLRIFGDGL from the coding sequence GTGAACTATCTAAATCCATCCTTTTACAGACTCGTTTCACTATTGGAAGCTCGGTCAAGGAAATGGATTCATGGCAGACGGGACGGGGGATCGCATTTTCATAAAAAAGGAAGGGGGATGGAATTTCGAGATGTGAGAAATTACATTTCGGGTGATGATATTCGCTTAATTGACTGGAATGTAACTTCACGAACTGGCGAAATTCATATCAAGGAATTCTATCAAGAACGTGATATTCCTGTAATTATTTTTTTGGATCTTTCAACTTCGATGCTAATAGATTCTCGTAAGTCGGATTTATGTTTTCAGCTGACTCTTCTCATTGCCCTGTTGCACAATCAGTCGAACAATCGAGTGCAGATTATGGGATTTACCAACCGATGGGAATTTATCAAAGAACCTATCAAGTCTAAAGTGGATTTCTTTCGCCAAGCGAAACTGCTGCAAGAAAAAATTCTAACCTTGAAAGTCGGAGTACACCCAACAAACTTTGCATTGCCCTTTCAATTCTTACAGGATAGGGCAATGACGAGAAACTTGGTTTATATCATTAGTGATTTTGCAAACTTTCCTGAAACTGATAGATTGCTGCCAGTAACGAGAAGGCATGAAATCAACGCCCTCTTTATTAATTCCGAATCGCAGGATTTAACCCAATTACAGACTTTGTTTGCCCTTAAAAACTCGGAATCATCTTCTCTGGCAACCGATACAATTCCTACTTATGAAAGAGATCTTGAGAGATTGCAAAAACTTTTTGGACGGAACCTAAATGAAATTCGAAGCGATGGTGATTGGGTTGGGCAACTGCTGAGAATATTTGGAGATGGTCTATGA
- a CDS encoding AAA family ATPase, whose protein sequence is MEQKQTTIPDDKIQFVREKMASARTEIQKQITGMQASVEAVLLAMVSQGHVLLEGMPGLAKTLLAKTISKSMDSPFQRIQFTPDLLPADLTGTSVFNPKTATFDIRKGPVFTGVLLADEINRAPAKVQSALLQCMEERLVSIGDQTFELDPNFFVIATQNPIDQEGTYQLPEAQMDRFILKIQVGYPSQEDEISILDQHGQGGHSSSEKVTVILKGKDRIAISRLADSVYIDPKLKEYIVRIVRQTRPETSFAKETSQFIRHGASPRASLSFLRIARAKAILEGRDFVIPEDIQAYAKEILRHRILLNYEALAEDVSVDNIIESILETIGVP, encoded by the coding sequence ATGGAGCAAAAGCAAACCACAATCCCGGATGACAAGATACAATTTGTCCGGGAGAAAATGGCCTCGGCTCGAACAGAAATTCAAAAGCAAATCACAGGAATGCAAGCAAGCGTCGAGGCGGTTTTGCTTGCGATGGTCTCACAAGGACATGTTCTGCTTGAAGGAATGCCAGGACTTGCAAAAACATTACTTGCGAAAACAATCTCCAAATCAATGGATTCTCCTTTTCAGAGGATACAATTTACACCAGATCTTTTACCAGCCGATCTAACAGGTACTAGTGTTTTTAATCCAAAAACAGCAACTTTTGATATAAGGAAAGGACCTGTTTTCACAGGTGTATTGCTTGCAGATGAAATCAATCGTGCTCCAGCAAAAGTCCAGTCGGCTCTTTTGCAATGTATGGAAGAAAGACTTGTTTCGATTGGTGATCAAACTTTTGAATTGGATCCGAATTTCTTTGTTATAGCAACTCAGAATCCAATTGATCAAGAGGGAACGTATCAATTGCCTGAAGCTCAGATGGATCGTTTTATTTTAAAAATACAAGTTGGCTATCCAAGCCAAGAAGATGAGATATCGATTCTGGATCAACATGGGCAAGGTGGACATAGCAGTTCAGAAAAAGTTACCGTGATTCTCAAAGGCAAGGATAGAATTGCGATCTCTCGACTCGCTGACTCAGTTTATATTGATCCAAAGCTCAAAGAGTATATTGTCAGGATTGTCCGACAGACAAGACCTGAAACGAGTTTTGCCAAGGAGACTTCTCAGTTTATCCGACATGGTGCAAGTCCAAGAGCAAGTCTTTCCTTTTTACGAATCGCTCGGGCTAAGGCAATTTTGGAAGGTCGCGATTTTGTGATTCCTGAAGATATCCAGGCCTATGCTAAGGAAATCCTTCGCCATAGAATTCTTCTCAATTATGAAGCATTGGCTGAAGATGTATCTGTTGACAATATCATTGAATCAATTTTGGAAACCATCGGAGTTCCGTAG
- a CDS encoding LIC20035 family adhesin → MKFKIPSLLILTMSFLIQCGGGDTKEPEKGIPDFEMKAPNIRIERFSNTKLIRGQGPVLTDCGGKPCDSKQLETLGIVKIKAFPKHGEWKEYLQFQDGGDLKNPKFKNVLDLVGTYENGKRVGVWKRPNAETGKIIAEIPYTDGKRQGTMKTYGENGQLISETEYVDDKMHGSYYLKAAKDGNFLEKGQYKEGEKHGLWTTFHFGKGTIKQLSNYQNGALNGEEKNFYDDGKTVSSMGMNRDDARVGTWKTFYPDGKLQSEGSYAPKDGGTGDSKYERVGIWREYYPNGQLFAEGPRKHVRNGKWNYYYNDGKLRYRGIMANEVMLQSAEVFDRSGLKIGEGKFFFSIVAIDDKTGDLKDSYKPDIPFTYYHDNGKKRLEIRSSEDAIEYDKNGKEIGRGGGDAQGRKNGCWKEGGKTVYYMLGKERATMTANACGGS, encoded by the coding sequence ATGAAATTTAAAATCCCAAGCCTTTTGATCCTTACAATGTCATTTCTCATTCAGTGCGGAGGTGGCGACACTAAGGAACCTGAAAAGGGGATTCCTGATTTTGAAATGAAGGCACCCAATATTCGAATCGAAAGATTTAGCAATACAAAATTGATTCGTGGTCAAGGACCCGTATTAACAGATTGCGGTGGCAAGCCATGTGACTCCAAGCAATTGGAAACTCTCGGTATCGTTAAAATAAAAGCCTTCCCCAAGCACGGTGAATGGAAAGAATACCTCCAGTTTCAAGATGGTGGTGATCTGAAAAATCCTAAATTCAAAAATGTTTTAGATCTTGTCGGAACCTATGAAAATGGAAAGCGAGTTGGCGTTTGGAAAAGACCTAACGCGGAAACAGGTAAGATCATTGCTGAGATTCCTTATACTGATGGCAAGCGCCAAGGTACTATGAAAACTTATGGGGAAAATGGGCAACTTATCAGCGAGACAGAGTATGTTGACGATAAGATGCATGGTTCCTATTACCTGAAAGCAGCAAAAGATGGTAACTTTCTAGAAAAGGGACAGTACAAGGAAGGAGAAAAGCATGGTCTCTGGACAACTTTTCATTTTGGAAAAGGAACCATTAAACAGCTGTCAAATTATCAGAACGGTGCACTGAATGGAGAAGAGAAAAATTTCTATGATGATGGTAAAACTGTCTCTTCAATGGGAATGAACCGCGACGATGCAAGAGTTGGGACTTGGAAAACTTTCTATCCAGATGGGAAACTTCAATCAGAAGGAAGCTATGCTCCGAAAGATGGCGGAACTGGAGATAGTAAGTATGAGAGAGTAGGGATATGGAGAGAATACTATCCAAATGGACAATTATTTGCTGAGGGTCCAAGAAAACATGTTCGCAATGGCAAATGGAATTACTACTACAACGACGGTAAACTTCGATATCGTGGAATTATGGCGAATGAAGTTATGCTTCAATCAGCCGAAGTTTTTGACCGATCTGGCCTAAAGATAGGTGAAGGTAAATTTTTCTTCTCGATCGTTGCCATTGATGATAAAACTGGCGATTTAAAAGACAGCTACAAACCAGATATTCCTTTTACTTATTACCATGACAATGGTAAGAAAAGACTAGAAATCCGATCCAGTGAAGATGCTATTGAATATGATAAAAATGGCAAAGAAATTGGACGAGGTGGCGGTGATGCTCAAGGTAGAAAGAATGGCTGTTGGAAAGAGGGTGGTAAAACCGTATACTATATGTTAGGCAAAGAAAGAGCAACCATGACCGCGAACGCTTGCGGAGGCTCTTAA
- a CDS encoding PaaI family thioesterase: protein MKPSLLGHEIHHDTCFGCGKNNPYGLQADFSFDDKSGEVRFTYKFPRHYNGAPGFSHGGVISTLMDETMGALCFHLGYIVMTDTMSYKFLKATPVENELLARAWPIQKEKRKIHLQCSLTSLDESITYVKGEGVFHILPPRFFVRKLDGGQHFDAYELLELNKKERAHFFDRIRDYSPNQENPK from the coding sequence ATGAAACCATCCTTATTGGGACATGAAATCCATCATGACACTTGTTTTGGTTGCGGTAAGAACAATCCGTACGGACTTCAAGCTGATTTTTCATTCGATGATAAATCGGGTGAAGTAAGATTTACTTACAAGTTTCCAAGACATTATAATGGAGCTCCTGGCTTTAGTCATGGTGGAGTGATATCAACTCTGATGGATGAGACGATGGGAGCCTTGTGCTTCCATCTAGGCTATATTGTAATGACGGACACAATGTCCTATAAATTTCTAAAGGCGACTCCGGTAGAAAATGAATTGCTTGCTCGAGCATGGCCGATCCAGAAAGAAAAGAGAAAAATCCATCTACAATGTAGTCTTACTTCACTCGACGAATCAATTACTTATGTAAAAGGTGAAGGTGTTTTCCATATTTTGCCTCCTCGATTCTTTGTAAGAAAATTGGATGGTGGACAACATTTCGATGCTTATGAATTATTGGAGTTGAACAAAAAAGAAAGAGCCCATTTCTTTGATCGAATAAGAGATTACTCACCCAATCAGGAGAACCCAAAATGA
- a CDS encoding SAM-dependent methyltransferase, producing the protein MKFLKIEELLEKDIFPDWLIRVRIRQLLSTRLKQEKKANASEQLAHKIKYVNELKNSPIAVHTEAANEQHYEVPSDFFRFVMGKKMKYSSGFWPSENTSFDESEEVMLKLTVERAELKDGMTVLDLGCGWGSVSLYVAEHFPKCKILGVSNSRTQKQFIDAQAKLRGLKNLEIVTQDMNVFKTSKKFDRIISVEMLEHMKNYEALFARLATYLKPNGKFFVHIFTHKDYAYPFEVIDDTDWMAKYFFTGGQMPSNDLFLYFQKDFLIENQWAVEGTHYQKTSEAWLANMYTHRDKIFPILEDTYGKENATKWWVYWKVFFMACAELWGYNGGQEWIVSHYLFQKR; encoded by the coding sequence ATAAAATTTTTGAAGATTGAAGAGCTATTAGAGAAGGATATTTTTCCTGATTGGTTAATTCGCGTGAGGATAAGACAGCTTTTGAGCACAAGACTCAAGCAAGAAAAAAAGGCAAATGCAAGCGAGCAACTTGCACATAAAATTAAATATGTGAATGAATTAAAAAACTCACCTATAGCTGTTCACACCGAAGCTGCCAATGAACAGCATTATGAAGTTCCAAGTGATTTCTTTCGCTTTGTTATGGGGAAGAAAATGAAATACAGTTCTGGCTTCTGGCCAAGCGAGAACACGAGTTTTGATGAATCCGAAGAAGTGATGCTTAAGCTAACAGTCGAAAGAGCGGAACTCAAAGACGGGATGACGGTTCTAGATCTTGGATGTGGTTGGGGTTCTGTTTCTCTATATGTCGCGGAACATTTCCCAAAGTGTAAAATACTTGGAGTTTCCAATTCTAGAACACAGAAACAATTTATTGACGCACAAGCAAAGTTACGTGGTTTGAAGAATCTCGAGATTGTTACCCAAGATATGAATGTTTTTAAAACCAGTAAAAAATTTGATCGAATCATTTCTGTTGAAATGTTAGAGCATATGAAGAATTATGAAGCTCTCTTCGCTAGACTTGCAACATATCTCAAACCCAATGGAAAGTTTTTTGTTCATATTTTTACCCATAAAGATTATGCTTATCCTTTTGAAGTCATAGATGATACTGATTGGATGGCAAAATATTTCTTTACTGGAGGTCAGATGCCTTCGAACGATCTGTTCTTGTATTTCCAAAAAGATTTTCTGATTGAGAATCAATGGGCTGTAGAGGGAACGCATTATCAGAAAACAAGTGAAGCTTGGCTTGCAAATATGTATACCCATAGAGATAAAATTTTCCCAATCTTAGAGGATACCTATGGTAAAGAGAATGCCACTAAATGGTGGGTGTATTGGAAAGTTTTCTTTATGGCATGTGCAGAGTTGTGGGGATATAATGGTGGTCAGGAATGGATTGTAAGCCATTATTTGTTTCAAAAGAGGTAA
- a CDS encoding ATP-binding protein, which yields MKQICLVLCIFFAESLAAEEFINLRSNPVLVRAGFEQEWTMHLPSQEEKKNWIQVDQGFGKYHSLMAHALKIPDPNPRSFLSLDDSAEETFSYVFHFSLDSNDFDQDRLYGILLGSVGIRWQCYLNGNLVHDKSQEDSRNVRFNYLFPIPSQHLTAGDNVLLFKIIGSRSNNMTGFNYAEPYLLGKYDSLVKIQSEIPIIIIITIFFMIGLFHFLLFFKKRKEIHNLFYTLFSLSLSAFILSRTDFISHYIPDSMTMHRIQAFTFYSLPILGIGFFRSLFQQKFNFFDKVMIVLNLCLMVAVLLFSQSWIYDSVTAYKYFLPILSLYVLVDLVGREFIKDLMRKESIRPDEMENIQPIGMFFRILYRTVSGNLLIGTFSFVAFMIIDIVDMGFLYKGLFLSQYGFVAFVFSIAFSLTNRFLKVNEMNEKLNSELESKFKELEYSDRKYRFLVEGTTDLLFILNSKYDIISINSSARKYFGLRPDTLIGKNFIDLLYTTSKDKMIIHQLAEENLRQLNEAGKQVKFRSRIRSSSIHEPLELFFHIEAVDTGDNLEFIGKGNRSFEDSLTSQIVKESQVYQIDNYILMADELSQRLVRVISKKLPDYKTDAIRTGLKEMLINAIEHGNLNITFEEKSQHLSKGDYLQLINSRQKDMIYGSRKVRVEYELTDHYVSYLISDEGNGFDYKELMMKASANQSLGREHGRGIMLAENIFDSVEYQGKGNSVYLKVNFSETKGKKHS from the coding sequence GTGAAGCAAATTTGTCTGGTTTTATGCATATTCTTTGCCGAATCGTTGGCGGCAGAAGAGTTCATCAATCTTCGGAGCAATCCAGTTCTGGTTAGAGCTGGATTCGAGCAAGAATGGACCATGCATTTACCTTCACAAGAAGAGAAAAAGAACTGGATTCAAGTTGACCAAGGTTTTGGGAAATACCATTCCCTTATGGCTCATGCTTTAAAGATTCCAGATCCAAATCCTAGAAGTTTCCTTTCCTTAGACGACTCAGCCGAAGAAACTTTTTCATATGTTTTTCATTTTTCTTTAGATTCAAATGATTTTGATCAAGATAGATTGTATGGAATACTTCTGGGTTCTGTTGGAATCCGCTGGCAATGCTATCTGAATGGGAACCTTGTACATGACAAATCGCAAGAAGACTCGAGAAATGTTAGGTTCAATTATCTTTTTCCCATTCCATCACAGCACTTGACTGCTGGCGATAATGTTCTCTTGTTCAAAATTATAGGTTCTCGAAGTAATAATATGACGGGCTTTAACTATGCGGAGCCTTATCTATTAGGTAAGTATGATTCTCTTGTAAAAATCCAATCAGAGATTCCAATCATCATCATAATCACAATTTTTTTTATGATTGGTCTTTTCCATTTTCTTCTCTTCTTCAAAAAAAGAAAAGAAATCCATAATTTATTTTATACTTTGTTTTCGTTGTCCTTGAGCGCATTTATCCTATCACGAACAGATTTTATTTCACATTATATTCCTGATTCTATGACAATGCATAGAATTCAGGCTTTTACTTTCTATTCTTTGCCCATTCTGGGAATTGGTTTTTTTCGTTCTCTCTTCCAACAGAAGTTTAATTTTTTTGATAAGGTTATGATCGTTCTAAATCTCTGTTTGATGGTTGCAGTCTTGTTATTCTCTCAGTCTTGGATTTATGACTCAGTAACGGCCTATAAATACTTCTTACCTATTCTATCTTTGTACGTCTTGGTGGACCTGGTCGGAAGAGAGTTTATAAAAGATCTGATGAGAAAGGAATCCATTCGACCTGACGAAATGGAAAATATTCAACCTATTGGAATGTTCTTTAGAATTCTCTATAGAACGGTTTCTGGCAATCTGCTCATTGGTACGTTTAGTTTCGTTGCCTTTATGATTATCGATATAGTTGATATGGGTTTTCTCTATAAAGGTTTATTCCTGAGTCAGTATGGATTCGTTGCGTTTGTCTTTTCGATTGCTTTCTCACTTACAAATCGATTTCTCAAAGTCAATGAGATGAATGAAAAATTGAATTCTGAATTGGAATCGAAATTTAAAGAATTAGAATATTCGGATAGAAAATACCGATTCTTAGTAGAAGGAACAACCGATTTACTTTTTATCCTGAATTCAAAGTATGACATTATATCAATCAATTCTTCCGCTAGGAAATACTTTGGTCTGCGTCCAGACACTCTCATTGGCAAGAATTTTATTGATCTTTTGTACACCACAAGCAAAGATAAAATGATTATCCATCAATTGGCGGAAGAGAATTTACGCCAACTGAATGAAGCGGGAAAGCAAGTTAAATTTCGATCTAGAATTAGGTCCTCCAGCATCCATGAGCCTCTCGAACTTTTCTTCCATATTGAAGCCGTTGATACTGGTGATAACTTAGAATTCATTGGCAAGGGCAATCGATCCTTTGAAGATTCATTAACTTCTCAGATTGTAAAAGAATCCCAAGTCTATCAGATTGATAATTATATCCTAATGGCAGATGAATTGAGCCAGCGCCTTGTTCGCGTGATTAGCAAAAAGCTTCCTGATTATAAAACAGATGCCATTCGAACTGGACTCAAAGAAATGTTAATCAATGCGATTGAACACGGTAATTTAAATATTACCTTCGAAGAAAAATCTCAGCATCTATCCAAAGGAGATTATTTACAATTGATCAATAGTCGCCAGAAAGATATGATCTATGGATCGAGAAAAGTAAGAGTTGAGTATGAACTGACAGATCATTATGTGAGCTATCTCATATCGGATGAGGGCAACGGTTTTGATTATAAAGAGCTTATGATGAAAGCCTCTGCCAACCAATCTCTAGGTCGGGAGCATGGCAGAGGAATTATGCTTGCCGAGAATATTTTTGATTCAGTGGAATATCAGGGCAAAGGCAATAGCGTTTATCTAAAAGTTAACTTTTCGGAAACCAAGGGAAAAAAGCATTCGTAG
- a CDS encoding DUF1295 domain-containing protein gives MNILLEMVLPGFATSLFMMVLFWSWGRSRNNYGVIDVGWGLVIAAIVGVYAYLSDANLNARLLLFILVAIWGFRLAIFLFFTRIQPGHAEDKRYNAFRADYGDAVHRKFFTNVFLFQGLLALILTAPFLALFIYADSDPGCLAYAGVVLFIVGQLGETIADNQLSSFIKDKSNKGQVCKKGLWKYTRHPNYFFEWVIWVGLSMVAGSYHFIGFLPAILMYLLLVYFSGVPFAEKYSLQSKGDLFREYQRTTNAFFPWFPKS, from the coding sequence ATGAATATACTATTGGAAATGGTTCTTCCAGGCTTTGCCACTTCACTTTTTATGATGGTTTTGTTTTGGTCATGGGGACGATCAAGAAATAATTATGGTGTTATTGATGTAGGTTGGGGGCTTGTGATCGCGGCCATAGTTGGTGTGTATGCGTACTTATCAGATGCCAACCTCAATGCACGATTGCTACTCTTTATTCTTGTTGCCATCTGGGGATTTCGATTGGCAATTTTTTTGTTCTTCACAAGAATTCAGCCAGGGCATGCGGAAGATAAGAGATACAATGCATTTCGTGCAGACTATGGTGACGCGGTTCACCGCAAATTCTTCACCAATGTATTTCTGTTCCAGGGACTGCTTGCTCTAATCCTTACAGCTCCTTTCTTAGCTCTATTCATCTATGCTGATTCTGATCCCGGTTGCCTTGCGTATGCAGGGGTTGTTTTATTTATCGTTGGACAGTTAGGCGAGACCATTGCAGACAATCAATTATCCAGCTTTATAAAAGATAAATCCAATAAAGGGCAAGTCTGTAAAAAGGGATTATGGAAATACACAAGGCACCCAAACTATTTTTTTGAATGGGTAATCTGGGTTGGGCTATCAATGGTAGCGGGATCTTATCATTTTATAGGTTTTCTTCCAGCAATCTTAATGTATCTATTGCTTGTTTACTTTTCTGGAGTTCCTTTTGCTGAGAAATATTCGTTGCAATCTAAGGGAGACTTATTTCGGGAATACCAGCGAACTACGAATGCTTTTTTCCCTTGGTTTCCGAAAAGTTAA
- a CDS encoding TraB/GumN family protein has protein sequence MDMNSTKKNKKVIDSREPTRELQIGDCQVTILGTAHVSEESVKEVKRLAEIIKPDTICVELCESRIRSIKDPDYFKKLDVFKVFKERKMYLLMSSLILSSFQKKMGHGEIRPGDELREGMDQATVYGAKLIPIDREIQTTLKRAWGTVGGFSKMYLLSALITSLFVKENVSEEKIEEMKSEDVLNDLFSQIPNRYAKVKRVIIDERDQYLAQRIRDAAVGSKKLLAIVGAGHLNGIITHIEEDSDIQELDIVPAKTWWDKAKVILFPMFFIALFSLAFWKGGAKVGTDLIWSWIIVKSTLAGIGALIALAHPVSLLLAVLAAPLGNFNPIIKPGWVAALSESWFRKPTAEDFENISIDSERFTGYWKNRVIRIFLVFMLPQIGSSIGTFLVTKAVFQSIL, from the coding sequence ATGGATATGAATTCAACAAAAAAAAATAAAAAAGTCATAGATTCTAGAGAACCGACTCGGGAATTACAAATTGGTGATTGCCAGGTTACAATTTTGGGAACGGCACACGTAAGCGAAGAGAGCGTAAAAGAAGTCAAGAGACTAGCCGAGATTATAAAACCCGACACGATCTGCGTAGAGCTTTGTGAATCCCGAATTCGCTCAATCAAAGATCCGGACTATTTCAAAAAATTAGATGTCTTCAAAGTTTTCAAAGAGAGGAAAATGTATCTTCTCATGTCCTCCTTAATCCTCAGTTCTTTTCAGAAGAAAATGGGACATGGAGAAATTAGACCAGGAGATGAGCTTAGAGAGGGAATGGATCAAGCAACTGTATATGGTGCCAAATTGATTCCTATAGATAGAGAAATTCAAACCACTCTCAAAAGGGCATGGGGAACGGTCGGTGGATTTTCCAAAATGTATCTTTTGAGTGCTTTGATTACCTCTCTTTTCGTAAAAGAGAATGTGAGCGAAGAGAAGATTGAGGAAATGAAAAGCGAAGATGTGCTAAACGATCTGTTCTCTCAGATTCCGAACCGTTATGCAAAAGTCAAACGAGTCATCATCGATGAGAGAGATCAATATCTTGCCCAAAGAATACGTGACGCAGCTGTCGGTTCCAAAAAGCTTCTCGCGATTGTGGGTGCTGGACATTTGAATGGAATCATTACTCATATAGAAGAAGACAGTGACATACAAGAATTGGATATCGTGCCTGCTAAGACTTGGTGGGATAAGGCCAAAGTCATTCTATTTCCAATGTTTTTTATAGCTCTATTCTCACTCGCTTTCTGGAAAGGAGGAGCAAAAGTTGGCACCGATCTAATCTGGTCTTGGATTATCGTGAAATCGACGTTAGCTGGAATTGGTGCGCTGATTGCACTCGCTCACCCTGTATCCTTATTGCTTGCAGTTCTTGCTGCACCCTTAGGAAATTTCAATCCAATCATTAAGCCAGGTTGGGTCGCAGCCCTTTCTGAATCCTGGTTTCGCAAACCGACCGCCGAAGACTTCGAGAATATTTCTATAGATTCAGAACGATTTACTGGATATTGGAAAAATCGAGTGATTAGAATATTTTTGGTTTTTATGCTTCCGCAAATTGGTTCAAGCATTGGCACCTTTTTGGTAACCAAAGCGGTTTTTCAATCTATATTGTAA
- a CDS encoding chemotaxis protein CheD, with product MLGKNDKLINVGIADIKFGKAPEILRTTLGSCIGIVFYDPDKQIGALSHIMLAKDPTGKDSEKNPFKYGESALPILVKEMEKNGSSIGSFNARIFGGASMFKGINSSFLQNIGEQNIAVVREFLAKNNIPIIVEDVAGHDGRTISLYLDDGRILLKKGGSEKYLYKVR from the coding sequence ATGCTCGGTAAAAACGATAAATTAATCAACGTTGGCATTGCCGATATCAAATTTGGCAAGGCACCAGAAATCTTAAGAACAACCCTTGGGTCTTGTATTGGAATCGTTTTTTACGATCCAGATAAACAAATAGGAGCACTTTCTCATATCATGCTTGCCAAAGACCCAACTGGCAAGGACTCTGAGAAAAATCCATTCAAATATGGTGAATCCGCACTACCTATACTAGTCAAAGAAATGGAAAAGAATGGAAGTTCCATTGGAAGCTTCAATGCTCGGATTTTTGGTGGAGCATCAATGTTTAAGGGAATCAACTCAAGCTTTCTTCAAAATATCGGTGAACAGAACATAGCCGTTGTTAGAGAGTTTCTTGCTAAGAATAATATTCCTATTATTGTAGAAGATGTCGCTGGTCATGATGGAAGAACGATCAGCCTATATCTGGACGATGGACGGATACTTCTCAAGAAAGGCGGATCTGAGAAGTATCTTTACAAGGTTAGGTAA
- a CDS encoding HDOD domain-containing protein, translated as MKEKIDEVLQDVNKLPAISSVVTKVLQMVQNPDVKIQELSEEISKDPAITASVIKLSNSAYYRASKPIRTVSEALMTLGTKTVKEIILLTAAKGILKKDLPGYQIEGDQMWLQSILVAELASRIVAHKKINLGKDLVFTAGLLCNVGKIVLAQFFQPLLFKLKAEIEESNEPFPVIEKKYLGYTHMEISEKLLRNWNFPEDLIDVVANYTNPENAKLVPLLVSVIHIAYAICIVSGIGIDIGGISIPISPIALEQTGITDKDIEMYFMKIPEIEKHLTDLLTT; from the coding sequence ATGAAAGAAAAAATTGACGAAGTATTACAAGATGTTAATAAACTACCCGCGATATCATCCGTTGTAACTAAGGTTCTTCAGATGGTTCAGAATCCGGATGTCAAGATTCAAGAATTGTCTGAAGAAATTTCAAAAGATCCGGCAATCACTGCTTCCGTAATAAAGCTTTCTAATTCTGCTTATTATCGAGCATCGAAACCAATTCGCACTGTTTCTGAAGCATTAATGACTTTGGGAACAAAAACTGTAAAAGAAATCATCCTACTCACTGCCGCGAAAGGAATTCTCAAAAAAGATCTTCCAGGTTATCAGATTGAAGGGGATCAAATGTGGTTGCAATCCATTCTTGTTGCAGAACTTGCATCAAGAATTGTCGCTCATAAGAAAATCAATCTGGGAAAAGACTTGGTTTTTACAGCAGGATTGTTATGCAATGTTGGCAAGATCGTTCTCGCTCAATTTTTTCAACCATTACTATTCAAGCTTAAAGCTGAGATTGAAGAATCCAATGAACCCTTCCCTGTAATTGAAAAAAAATATCTTGGCTACACGCATATGGAGATCAGTGAAAAATTGCTTCGAAATTGGAATTTTCCTGAGGATTTGATTGATGTTGTTGCTAACTATACCAACCCTGAAAATGCAAAACTAGTTCCTCTGCTCGTTTCAGTTATACATATAGCCTACGCGATTTGTATTGTATCTGGAATTGGAATTGATATAGGTGGAATCAGTATTCCCATCTCACCAATAGCACTTGAACAAACTGGGATCACAGATAAAGATATAGAAATGTATTTTATGAAAATCCCAGAGATCGAAAAGCACTTAACCGATCTGTTGACAACATGA